The following are from one region of the Hippocampus zosterae strain Florida chromosome 9, ASM2543408v3, whole genome shotgun sequence genome:
- the ippk gene encoding inositol-pentakisphosphate 2-kinase isoform X2, whose product MSRLLGDKFIHSGEVVKLPLEFVRQLSIKVQPQRPAWRCDKVMDIYSSCALCLPNLTAPSLLQHSHTPPLCVEIKPKCGFLPSAKHISRDIKSKVCRFCMHQHYKVSSGRWKRRSLYCPLDLFSGSRARMHFAVRQLIEEPQNNFKIFKGGQCIYSSKEGGHGGSGGEDASDLNSLLYHLRPYFLYANNRIHAHVSGKAVLSDFIQVLVNALLNSGGGGSGGVMTDRREEGRTFCEASLFNKERNRHGSQGLPNDSVLSRILNTQMLDNLNIEGLYPLYRRVEQHLRDFPKERNALQVDGPYNEAFLDHLQKCPAEDDGSLDFAVSKVHQYRVAMTAKDCSIMVALVPSADDEHDEDQDMLCPQRRLRDFLSSRPPTFSYSVSILDLDPKPLDSIPLQLSLDHKIVSCYTRTLDAAVDRDDRTLLFRPV is encoded by the exons ATGAGCAGACTGCTTGGCGACAAGTTCATCCACAGCGGA GAAGTGGTTAAGCTGCCGTTGGAGTTTGTGCGTCAGCTGTCCATCAAAGTTCAACCTCAGCGACCCG CGTGGCGCTGCGACAAAGTGATGGACATCTACAGCAGCTGTGCTCTGTGCCTGCCCAACTTGACCGCGCCGAGCCTCCTGCAGCACTCGCACACGCCGCCGCTCTGCGTGGAGATcaag CCCAAGTGCGGCTTCCTGCCATCGGCCAAGCACATCAGCAGAGACATCAAGAGCAAAGTGTGTCGCTTCTGTATGCACCAACACTACAAG GTGTCCAGCGGGCGCTGGAAGAGACGCAGCCTGTACTGTCCCCTCGACTTGTTCTCAGG GAGCCGAGCGAGGATGCACTTTGCTGTCCGGCAGCTCATTGAAGAACCTCAGAACAACTTCAAAATCTTTAAG ggGGGTCAGTGTATATACAGCAGCAAGGAGGGCGGCCACGGTGGCAGCGGCGGCGAAGACGCGTCGGATCTCAACTCTCTGCTCTACCACCTCCGACCTTACTTCCTGTACGCCAACAACCGCATCCACGCTCACGTGAGCGGCAAGGCTGTCCTCAGCGACTTCATCCAG GTGCTGGTCAACGCCCTCTTgaacagcggcggcggcgggagtgGCGGGGTCATGACGGACCGACGGGAAGAGGGTCGGACTTTCTGCGAGGCCAGCCTCTTCAACAAGGAGAGAAATCGACACG GCTCTCAGGGTTTGCCCAATGACAGTGTCCTCTCCCGCATCCTGAACACGCAAATGTTGGACAACTTGAACATCGAAGGCCTTTATCCGCTCTATCGGCGAGTGGAGCAACACCTGCGTGACTTCCCCAAGGAGAG aaaTGCCCTGCAGGTGGACGGCCCGTACAACGAAGCGTTCCTGGATCATCTGCAGAAGTGTCCCGCGGAGGACGACGGCTCGCTGGACTTCGCCGTGTCCAAG GTGCATCAGTACCGCGTCGCCATGACGGCCAAGGACTGCTCCATCATGGTTGCCCTGGTGCCCAGCGCTGATGACGAACATGACGAAGACCAGGATAT GTTGTGCCCTCAGCGTCGCCTGCGAGACTTCCTGTCGTCCCGGCCGCCCACCTTCTCCTACTCGGTGTCCATCTTGGACCTGGACCCCAAGCCGCTGGACAGCATCCCCCTGCAGTTGAGCCTGGACCACAAGATCGTGTCGTGCTACACCAGGACGCTGGACGCTGCCGTCGACCGAGACGACCGCACGCTGCTCTTCAGGCCCGTCTGA
- the ippk gene encoding inositol-pentakisphosphate 2-kinase isoform X1 has product MELDKMDENDWRYHGEGNKSLVVSHVQLSKVLRLLKYPAEDSENPPQTAEQAFRQIQNIVDFSSNVMSRLLGDKFIHSGEVVKLPLEFVRQLSIKVQPQRPAWRCDKVMDIYSSCALCLPNLTAPSLLQHSHTPPLCVEIKPKCGFLPSAKHISRDIKSKVCRFCMHQHYKVSSGRWKRRSLYCPLDLFSGSRARMHFAVRQLIEEPQNNFKIFKGGQCIYSSKEGGHGGSGGEDASDLNSLLYHLRPYFLYANNRIHAHVSGKAVLSDFIQVLVNALLNSGGGGSGGVMTDRREEGRTFCEASLFNKERNRHGSQGLPNDSVLSRILNTQMLDNLNIEGLYPLYRRVEQHLRDFPKERNALQVDGPYNEAFLDHLQKCPAEDDGSLDFAVSKVHQYRVAMTAKDCSIMVALVPSADDEHDEDQDMLCPQRRLRDFLSSRPPTFSYSVSILDLDPKPLDSIPLQLSLDHKIVSCYTRTLDAAVDRDDRTLLFRPV; this is encoded by the exons ATGGAGCTGGACAAGATGGACGAGAATGACTGGCGCTACCACGGCGAGGGCAACAAGAGCCTGGTGGTCTCCCACGTACAG ctgtcCAAAGTTCTTCGCCTGCTTAAATATCCCGCAGAGGACTCTGAAAACCCACCGCAG ACGGCGGAGCAGGCCTTCAGGCAGATCCAGAACATTGTGGACTTCAGCTCCAACGTGATGAGCAGACTGCTTGGCGACAAGTTCATCCACAGCGGA GAAGTGGTTAAGCTGCCGTTGGAGTTTGTGCGTCAGCTGTCCATCAAAGTTCAACCTCAGCGACCCG CGTGGCGCTGCGACAAAGTGATGGACATCTACAGCAGCTGTGCTCTGTGCCTGCCCAACTTGACCGCGCCGAGCCTCCTGCAGCACTCGCACACGCCGCCGCTCTGCGTGGAGATcaag CCCAAGTGCGGCTTCCTGCCATCGGCCAAGCACATCAGCAGAGACATCAAGAGCAAAGTGTGTCGCTTCTGTATGCACCAACACTACAAG GTGTCCAGCGGGCGCTGGAAGAGACGCAGCCTGTACTGTCCCCTCGACTTGTTCTCAGG GAGCCGAGCGAGGATGCACTTTGCTGTCCGGCAGCTCATTGAAGAACCTCAGAACAACTTCAAAATCTTTAAG ggGGGTCAGTGTATATACAGCAGCAAGGAGGGCGGCCACGGTGGCAGCGGCGGCGAAGACGCGTCGGATCTCAACTCTCTGCTCTACCACCTCCGACCTTACTTCCTGTACGCCAACAACCGCATCCACGCTCACGTGAGCGGCAAGGCTGTCCTCAGCGACTTCATCCAG GTGCTGGTCAACGCCCTCTTgaacagcggcggcggcgggagtgGCGGGGTCATGACGGACCGACGGGAAGAGGGTCGGACTTTCTGCGAGGCCAGCCTCTTCAACAAGGAGAGAAATCGACACG GCTCTCAGGGTTTGCCCAATGACAGTGTCCTCTCCCGCATCCTGAACACGCAAATGTTGGACAACTTGAACATCGAAGGCCTTTATCCGCTCTATCGGCGAGTGGAGCAACACCTGCGTGACTTCCCCAAGGAGAG aaaTGCCCTGCAGGTGGACGGCCCGTACAACGAAGCGTTCCTGGATCATCTGCAGAAGTGTCCCGCGGAGGACGACGGCTCGCTGGACTTCGCCGTGTCCAAG GTGCATCAGTACCGCGTCGCCATGACGGCCAAGGACTGCTCCATCATGGTTGCCCTGGTGCCCAGCGCTGATGACGAACATGACGAAGACCAGGATAT GTTGTGCCCTCAGCGTCGCCTGCGAGACTTCCTGTCGTCCCGGCCGCCCACCTTCTCCTACTCGGTGTCCATCTTGGACCTGGACCCCAAGCCGCTGGACAGCATCCCCCTGCAGTTGAGCCTGGACCACAAGATCGTGTCGTGCTACACCAGGACGCTGGACGCTGCCGTCGACCGAGACGACCGCACGCTGCTCTTCAGGCCCGTCTGA